A genomic stretch from Psilocybe cubensis strain MGC-MH-2018 chromosome 1, whole genome shotgun sequence includes:
- a CDS encoding Baculoviral IAP repeat-containing protein 6, which translates to MPRASKRRTAPTQVVEGSSKRRRTTLKPDPRDVIIIDSDVEQSDDELRDIISQIEAQEQVIKKSVRTQDKPVASSSKIAPIDLEGDAEFARRLAQEWASEDNNRGASSDVEIIEGPSTVVNISRSNVSEYSQRLSAGPNLKSPSPHFNRSKNYQQSPTKPDEALEPFKDLFTKTRRCSKCSKSVESPRGCVMLSESLMPLSMTQLLHAPCSSCRTNHCRGCFTPIVCPVTCKGPGRNAKCPVLKCCAEGRAIAIFEVLGGFDRQYNVERTASESRALAIAKNQSKRTKKSVGPGGTGYGIDDGAYGYYGGGPKEKSNSRQKDAAQKWDKILLSALNTLTELLPAPYADDPQVYDMLPQASIGHLINLSQIPTLLATLLRNDSVTDWISRKEIYNAMLSLLRRMADCELTVPCLIGERWEVASTCGLENWVWGNGEITLENSKTPPLYAFFKKLTKQSEAFMAGAAQMVGMGDADAEVDEMMIQGTSLSGDIVAARDDLERAIAVLGKSEHAERENRMEGAEGRPSDLQQLKANSSIGKGKGRDVSLDFDKVYAEACERLSFKHVSLGEASVSGDELNYSGYYYAAQLNQTRNSTRVPKDRLHLLKELAVMATSLPPGVWVRVDEVRNDAIKIMIAGPDGTPYSGGLFEFDCFMPIQYPTNPPLMQLKTTGGGSVRFNPNLYNDGKVCLSLLGTWPGRPEEQWSPKSTLLQVLVSIQSMILIDAPYYNEPGHGQANLKAPVSIQYNREISKQTVKWAIVEWLNEDHRNGIWRDVIASHFSIRKEKIRSQIVEWSKSDSSIRRYQTSHVYYRGPTRGRTTWEATPQNDIDLLAEFDKGIKKIESWCKEQNGE; encoded by the exons ATGCCTCGCGCATCAAAGAGAAGGACTGCTCCTACGCAAGTTGTTGAGGGCAGCTCTAAACGCAGACGAACAACCCTTAAGCCAGATCCCAGAGATGTCATCATTATTGACTCGGACGTCGAACAAAGTGATGATGAGCTGAGAGACATAATTTCTCAAATCGAAGCTCAAGAACAAGTCATAAAGAAATCTGTTCGTACGCAGGATAAACCTGTTGCTTCGAGTTCAAAAATCGCACCAATCGACCTGGAAGGTGATGCTGAGTTTGCACGAAGGCTCGCTCAGGAATGGGCTTCAGAAGACAATAATAGAGGCGCGTCTTCTGATGTAGAGATAATTGAAGGACCATCAACAGTCGTCAATATAAGTCGGTCCAATGTCTCAGAATACAGTCAACGGCTTTCTGCTGGTCCCAATCTAAAATCTCCTTCACCACATTTCAATAGATCCAAAAATTACCAGCAATCGCCGACGAAGCCTGACGAGGCTCTAGAGCCCTTCAAAGATCTCTTTACAAAGACGAGGCGGTGTTCAAAGTGTTCAAAATCGGTGGAGTCGCCGCGGGGATGC GTCATGCTCTCTGAATCCTTGATGCCGCTGTCTATGACACAACTACTTCACGCCCCATGCTCTTCTTGTCGCACAAATCATTGTCGAGGATGTTTTACGCCAATCGTTTGCCCTGTTACATGTAAAGGCCCAGGACGAAATGCAAAATGTCCGGTCTTAAAGTGTTGTGCGGAAGGCCGCGCTATTGCAATTTTCGAAGTACTGGGAGGTTTTGATCGTCAGTATAACGTTGAAAGAACAGCCTCTGAATCTCGGGCACTGGCTATAGCTAAAAATCAATCGAAAAGGACAAAAAAGTCTGTTGGACCCGGTGGTACAGGCTATGGAATCGATGACGGAGCATATGGATACTACGGAGGAGGACCTAAAGAGAAGTCTAACTCACGTCAGAAGGACGCCGCACAAAAATGGGATAAAATTTTACTGAGCGCTCTGAATACACTTACAGAGCTTTTGCCTGCACCGTATGCCGATGATCCTCAAGTTTACGACATGCTCCCGCAGGCATCTATAGGCCATTTGATCAACCTGTCCCAAATACCTACTCTGCTAGCTACTCTGCTGCGTAACGATTCCGTAACGGACTGGATATCTCGCAAGGAGATTTACAATGCAATGCTATCTCTCCTACGCCGTATGGCAGATTGCGAGCTCACCGTACCGTGTTTAATAGGAGAACGTTGGGAAGTGGCATCGACGTGCGGCCTGGAGAACTGGGTCTGGGGAAATGGCGAAATTACTCTGGAGAATTCGAAAACGCCTCCTTTGTATGCGTTTTTTAAAAAGTTGACCAAACAATCAGAAGCATTCATGGCGGGAGCTGCGCAAATGGTCGGTATGGGTGATGCCGACGCTGAAGTGGATGAGATGATGATACAAGGGACCTCTCTTTCTGGTGACATTGTAGCGGCGCGGGACGACTTGGAACGTGCCATTGCAGTCCTCGGAAAATCTGAGCATGCAGAGCGTGAAAACCGGATGGAAGGAGCGGAAGGTCGACCAAGTGACCTTCAGCAGCTAAAAGCGAACTCGTCTATAGGTAAAGGAAAGGGTCGAGACGTTTCTCTCGACTTTGACAAGGTCTATGCAGAAGCTTGTGAAAGGTTATCTTTCAAGCATGTGTCACTGGGTGAGGCCAGTGTCAGCGGAGATGAGCTGAACTACTCAGGTTATTATTATGCTGCTCAACTAAATCAGACACGAAATTCGACGCGTGTTCCAAAAGACCGTCTTCACCTATTGAAGGAACTGGCGGTTATGGCTACAAGTCTCCCTCCTGGAGTATGGGTGCGCGTAGACGAAGTTCGGAATGACGCAAT CAAAATAATGATTGCAGGACCCGATGGCACGCCGTATTCCGGGGGTTTATTTGAGTTCGATTGCTTTATGCCAATCCAATATCCAACAAATCCGCCTCTTATGCAACTCAAAACCACTGGAGGTGGCTCTGTACGGTTCAATCCGAATCTCTACAATGATGGAAAAGTTTGTTTGTCACTCCTTGGAACGTGGCCCGGACG GCCCGAGGAGCAATGGTCTCCGAAGTCTACtcttcttcaagttcttGTCAGCATACAAAGTATGATACTCATAGATGCACCCTATTACAACGA ACCCGGACATGGTCAAGCTAATCTGAAAGCTCCTGTCAGCATTCAATATAATCGCGAAATATCTAAACAAACTGTTAAATGGGCTATCGTGGAGTGGCTAAACGAGGACCACCGTAATGGGATCTGGAGA GACGTCATTGCATCACACTTCAGTATCCGCAAGGAAAAAATTCGCAGCCA GATTGTTGAATGGAGTAAGAGCGATTCTTCAATACGAAGATATCAAACAAGCCACGTCTACTATCGCGGGCCAACCAGAGGACGCACTACTTGGGAAGCTACTCCCCAAAACGATATAGACCTGCTCGCCGAATTCGACAAGGGTATCAAAAAGATTGAATCCTGGTGCAAAGAGCAAAATGGAGAGTGA
- a CDS encoding Homeobox protein 10, which translates to MSPPFDHWADSSPAPAAPAVQPNANQQSKKPRHRHSPSQLAALKHLFDQNEHPPLEQRSALADRLGMETKTVNAWFQNKRASSKKRVRGGAAPQYDPQPITTAVPCPPPPPSMQKHDMSRHSEIVYPDDECLSVHSRSVSVVKSESFYAGHPDQAHFYTESENMPRRMRIRPSPEQTEELRKLYNINPHPSTEQRTTLAQNIGMRYESVTNWFQNQRSLAKKRKEDEPDSYSVPKPEYPHESRHYSAFPPPPFTSSSILHDNSPPRSLRRSPSPYGPRTTTFARPRRSRPEPYQLDALKVLFTKTATPTIEERSALALEIGMDVGKVTNWFRNLRQTARKRAKKSGSGDDDDDDSYLGGDMYSASASRFGTPSFGSSSSSSVNDYSVDMDDFYMHNAHSDGSEEDDYQEAVTPSPEHSPSPPRSSINPQEKEYKSLDTLSMPYPVGTGKVSPTGINYDDAMLLISFQRGISGRDLHY; encoded by the exons ATGTCTCCTCCCTTTGACCACTGGGCTGACTCCAGtcccgcccccgccgcccCCGCTGTCCAACCCAATGCCAACCAGCAGAGCAAGAAGCCCAGGCATCGCCATTCTCCCTCCCAGCTCGCCGCCCTCAAACATCTTTTCGACCAGAACGAGCACCCGCCCTTGGAGCAGAGATCAGCTCTTGCTGACCGTCTGGGGAT GGAGACAAAGACTGTCAATGCCTGGTTTCAAAATAAACGGGCCTCTTCAAAGAAGCGGGTCCGTGGGGGTGCTGCTCCCCAGTATGACCCCCAGCCCATAACTACCGCTGTCCCATGTCCACCCCCGCCCCCATCCATGCAGAAACACGATATGTCTCGCCACAGCGAGATCGTCTATCCAGACGACGAATGTCTATCGGTGCACTCACGCTCGGTGTCTGTAGTGAAATCAGAATCGTTTTATGCAGGCCATCCGGATCAGGCCCACTTTTACACAGAGTCAGAAAATATGCCCCGCCGCATGCGCATACGACCGTCTCCGGAGCAGACAGAGGAGCTCCGAAAACTATACAACATCAACCCACATCCCAGCACCGAGCAAAGGACGACTCTGGCGCAAAATATTGGCAT GCGTTACGAAAGTGTCACCAATTGGTTCCAAAACCAGCGGAGTTTGgcaaaaaagaggaaagaagaCGAGCCAGACTCGTATTCCGTCCCAAAGCCCGAGTATCCCCACGAGTCACGGCACTATTCGGCATTCCCTCCGCCTCCCTTCACCTCATCCAGCATCCTCCACGACAACTCCCCACCAAGGTCTCTGCGCAGGAGCCCATCTCCATATGGACCCCGTACTACCACTTTCGCACGCCCACGCCGTTCGCGTCCTGAACCGTATCAGCTTGACGCCTTGAAGGTTCTCTTTACAAAGACAGCCACACCCACCATCGAAGAACGCTCTGCCTTAGCACTAGAGATCGGAAT GGATGTCGGAAAAGTCACCAACTGGTTCCGCAATCTGCGGCAGACGGCACGCAAACGCGCGAAAAAGTCTGGCAGTggggacgacgacgacgacgatagTTACCTTGGAGGCGATATGTATTCCGCTTCAGCATCGCGCTTTGGCACTCCTTCTTTTGGctcgtcgtcctcatcttctgTCAACGACTACTCAGTAGACATGGACGACTTTTATATGCATAATGCACATTCTGATGGAAGTGAAGAGGATGACTACCAGGAGGCCGTTACCCCTTCACCTGAACACTCGCCATCTCCGCCGCGATCTTCCATAAACCCTCAAGAGAAGGAATACAAATCGCTGGATACATTGTCAATGCCATATCCGGTTGGAACCGGCAAAGTTTCTCCCACTGGCATCAATTATGACGATGCTATGCTCCTCATCAGCTTTCAGCGTGGTATCAGCGGTCGTGATCTACATTATTGA
- a CDS encoding putative coatomer subunit gamma, with protein MASFAMVFPSKKEDESGLSSYYNNKTTIIQEARVFNESPVSPRKCRALLTRIVYLLYVGETFGTQEATTLFFGTTKLFQNKDSALRQAVYLAIKELAASAEDVIMVTASIMKDIQPNSEVIYRPNAIRALCKIIDPSMAQGVERFFKAAIVDKNPAIASAALVSAYHLFPNAKEVVRRWVNEVQEAVSAKSSSSFFGSGSSGGYLGFGGGSQPSGPQTIPSTSFIAQYHALGLLYLMRQQDRMAITKMIQQLGGGKSGAGTTLKNPMALCMLIRYAAKVIEDDPNVQRQMLELLEGWLRHKSDMVNFEAARAICEMKNVQPAQLTKPIAVLQVFLTTPKPVLKFAAARTLAALAVSHPASVATCNIDLETLIADPNRSVATYAITTLLKTGNEASVDRLIKQITGFMSEISDEFKVIIVDAIRSLCLKFPAKHASMLTFLSSVLRDEGGYDFKRAVVEAMFDMIKFIPESKEQALSHLCEFIEDCEFTKLSVRILHLLGVEGPQSPQPAKYIRFIYNRVVLENATVRAAAVTSLAKFGVNSAEPTLKKSITVLLNRCLDDVDDEVRDRAALYLKVFKVKSLEETYVKEESVFSLSALESKLAAYVKDPSAAAQPFDASSIPKISRAQAAQEVARPSTLDTIGAPVSKVAEAPAAPSAAEKQSTYAQELAAIPEFAAYGPVINSSATPSQLTESETEYQVNCVKHIFKEHVVFQFNLSNTIPDTVLEQVSVIMQPQSDDTGLVEDFIIPLPALSSTNSPGVVFVSFTRENPDVYAIASFKCTLKYISKELDPSTGVPEEDGYPDEYEVEDVELSAGGDYIVPSYSSFSSEWERLKSAPNATETFALSAMESLKAACDSIIEVLNMEPLGGTENPSSTSVHTLQLSGLVTGGGGKVLVRCRMTFSRGEGVTLELGVRAEKQEVCDLVLAAVGG; from the exons ATGGCCTCTTTCGCCATGGTCTTTCCCTCTAAGAAAGAGGACGAAAGCGGCCTGAGCTCATACTATAACAACAAAACGACGATCATCCAGGAAGCACGCGTGTTCAATGAATCTCCAGTCAGTCCTAGGAAGTGCAGGGCACTCCTCACGCGGATCGTATATTTGCTCTATGTCGGGGAGACGTTTGGAACACAGGAGGCTACGACACTGTTCTTTGGGACAACAAAACTGTTCCAGAATAAAGAT AGCGCTCTGCGTCAGGCTGTATATCTGGCCATCAAGGAGCTCGCAGCATCGGCGGAGGATGTGATCATGGTTACGGCCAGTATAATGAAAGACATACAACCCAACTCAGAGGTCATTTACCGACCAAATGCCATCCGCGCTCTCTGCAAAATTATTGAT CCGTCCATGGCGCAAGGTGTTGAACGGTTCTTCAAGGCGGCTATTGTGGACAAGAACCCGGCCATTGCGTCCGCTGCCCTCGTGTCTGCTTACCACCTCTTCCCGAATGCTAAGGAAGTTGTTAGACGATGGGTGAACGAGGTTCAGGAGGCCGTCAGCGCCaaatcttcttcgtctttctTTGGCTCCGGCAGCAGCGGCGGATACCTCGGCTTTGGAGGAGGCTCGCAGCCTAGTGGACCCCAGACAATCCCATCGACGAGCTTCATCGCTCAGTACCATGCTCTCGGACTGCTTTACCTTATGCGCCAGCAAGATAGGATGGCGATCACTAAGATGATCCAGCAACTGGGTGGAGGAAAGTCTGGTGCTGGCACGACATTGAAAAACCCGATGGCTCTCTGCATGCTTATTCGATATGCTGCCAAAGTTATTGAGGACGATCCAAA TGTGCAAAGACAGATGCTGGAACTTCTGGAAGGCTGGTTGCGTCATAAGAGTGACATGGTGAACTTTGAGGCTGCGCGAGCTATTTGCGAGATGAAGAATGTTCAGCCGGCGCAGTTGACGAAACCTATTGCTG TGCTCCAGGTTTTCCTTACTACTCCTAAACCTGTTCTCAAGTTCGCTGCTGCTCGCACCCTCGCTGCTCTCGCCGTATCACATCCTGCCAGTGTCGCAACATGTAACATTGATCTCGAGACCCTCATCGCCGATCCTAACCGCAGCGTTGCCACATACGCGATTACCACCCTGCTCAag ACTGGCAATGAAGCCTCTGTTGACAGACTCATCAAACAAATCACTGGCTTCATGTCTGAGATCAGTGATGAATTCAAAgtcatcatcgtcgatgCCATTCGTTCACTTTGCCTCAAATTCCCTGCCAAACACGCGTCAATGCTCACTTTCCTATCTAGCGTTCTTCGAGATGAGGGTGGCTACGATTTCAAACGAGCCGTTGTTGAGGCCATGTTCGACATGATCAAGTTCATCCCTGAATCGAAGGAACAAGCTCTGTCGCACCTTTGTGAGTTTATCGAAGATTGCGAATTTACCAAGCTTTCTGTCCGTATTCTCCATTTGCTCGGTGTCGAAGGACCTCAATCACCACAACCGGCCAAGTATATTCGTTTCATCTATAACCGCGTCGTTCTGGAAAATGCAACTGTCCGTGCTGCTGCAGTCACAAGTTTGGCTAAATTCGGAGTCAACTCGGCAGAGCCTACTCTCAAAAAGAGTATCACAGTCCTTCTTAACCG CTGCCTCGACGATGTGGACGATGAAGTTCGCGATCGCGCGGCTTTGTACTTGAAGGTCTTCAAGGTGAAGTCTTTGGAAGAGACCTATGTCAAAGAAG AATCAGTCTTTTCGTTATCCGCTCTCGAATCCAAGTTGGCGGCATATGTGAAGGACCCATCAGCGGCGGCGCAACCCTTTGACGCCTCATCGATACCTAAAATCAGTCGTGCTCAGGCTGCCCAGGAAGTCGCCC GCCCAAGCACTCTCGATACCATCGGTGCACCTGTGTCTAAAGTTGCCGAAGCCCCTGCTGCACCCTCAGCAGCTGAGAAGCAATCAACTTATGCTCAGGAACTTGCTGCTATTCCCGAGTTCGCTGCCTATGGACCGGTTATCAACAGTAGTGCCACTCCTTCACAGCTTACTGAAAGCGAGACTGAATACCAGGTCAACTGCGTcaaacatattttcaaagagcATGTTGTCTTCCAG TtcaatctttccaacaccattCCCGACACTGTTTTGGAACAAGTTTCGGTCATCATGCAACCTCAGTCTGATGACACCGGCCTTGTAGAAGACTTTATCATTCCTTTGCCTGCTCTGTCCTCCACAAACTCGCCAGGGGTCGTGTTTGTCTCCTTCACTCGGGAAAATCCTGATGTATATGCCATTGCTTCATTCAAATGTACTCTCAAGTACATTAGCAAAGAGCTCGATCCTTCTACGGGCGTTCCTGAAGAAGATGGATACCCAGATGAATATGAGGTTGAAGATGTAGAGCTCAGCGCCGGCGGTGACTACATTGTGCCTAGCTACTCGAGCTTCAGCTCAGAATGGGAACGTTTGAAGTCGGCACCCAATGCTACGGAAACATTTGCACTATCTGCAATGGAGAGTCTCAAAG CTGCTTGCGACTCTATCATCGAGGTGCTAAACATGGAACCTTTGGGAGGGACGGAGAATCCTTCATCGACTTCGGTGCACACTCTCCAATTGTCTGGCCTGGTAACAGGTGGTGGCGGAAAAGTCCTTGTACGTTGTCGGATGACATTCTCGAGGGGTGAGGGCGTCACACTGGAGTTGGGTGTTCGTGCGGAGAAGCAGGAAGTCTGCGACCTTGTCCTGGCTGCTGTGGGTGGTTGA